A region of Oryzias latipes chromosome 18, ASM223467v1 DNA encodes the following proteins:
- the LOC101174464 gene encoding ependymin-2-like isoform X1, with protein sequence MKLAVVLACFVVFCLAEKPLPCTSPPLLTGRLSVTTNDEKVGIFGKYLYDAVGQRVRLFEMGNFKGQTFTADVLLHFTEAVMYEIDDAKRTCKKSPLKADFQPLKIPQDAFWLSQSVVGTSSVPGQGLLVNNWYGKLPDKSGDFLSTVTELGCFPVKSIYQTKEFGWVLADFYDNVIGITNPNLLEPPEFCAGAVMDAEAEPRNYLSFYANEDRVQSPSIEQSLLNLWNAFKDHH encoded by the exons ATGAAGCTGGCAGTGGTGTTGGCGTGCTTTGTGGTCTTCTGTCTGGCAGAGAAGCCCCTTCCCTGCA CTAGCCCTCCTCTTTTGACCGGGCGGCTCAGTGTG aCCACAAACGATGAGAAAGTCGGGATATTCGGCAAATACCTGTACGATGCTGTGGGCCAGCGAGTGCGGCTCTTTGAGATGGGCAATTTTAAGGGCCAGACGTTCACCGCAGATGTCCTGCTGCACTTCACAGAG GCTGTCATGTATGAGATCGATGATGCCAAACGAACATGTAAGAAGAGCCCACTAAAGGCAGACTTCCAACCTCTGAAAATTCCCCAAGATGCATTTTGGCTAAGCCAGTCTGTGGTGGGCACCTCTTCTGTTCCGGGACAAGGACTCCTGGTGAACAACTGGTATGGAAAGTTGCCTGACAAATCAG GAGATTTTCTAAGTACTGTGACTGAATTGGGGTGCTTTCCTGTGAAGTCAATCTACCAAACGAAGGAGTTTGGATGGGTGTTAGCAGA tttttacgATAATGTCATTGGAATTACCAATCCCAATCTGCTGGAGCCCCCAGAGTTTTGTGCTGGTGCTGTGATGGACGCGGAGGCAGAGCCGAGAAACTATCTCAGCTTTTATGCCAATGAAGACCGAGTCCAATCACCTTCGATCGAACAGTCTCTCCTCAATCTTTGGAATGCTTTTAAAGATCATCACTAG
- the LOC101174464 gene encoding ependymin-2-like isoform X3 gives MKLAVVLACFVVFCLAEKPLPCTSPPLLTGRLSVTTNDEKVGIFGKYLYDAVGQRVRLFEMGNFKGQTFTADVLLHFTEAAMYEINDAKRTCKKSPLKADFQPLKIPQNAFRISQTVVGSSSVPGQGLLMNNWSGKLPDKTGDFLTTVTELGCIPVSLTYKTKEFGWVLADFYDNVIGITNPNLLEPPEFCAGAAIDVEEEPRDYLSFYANENRVQSPSIEQSLLNLWNAFKDHH, from the exons ATGAAGCTGGCAGTGGTGTTGGCGTGCTTTGTGGTCTTCTGTCTGGCAGAGAAGCCCCTTCCCTGCA CTAGCCCTCCTCTTTTGACCGGGCGGCTCAGTGTG aCCACAAACGATGAGAAAGTCGGGATATTCGGCAAATACCTGTACGATGCTGTGGGCCAGCGAGTGCGGCTCTTTGAGATGGGCAATTTTAAGGGCCAGACGTTCACCGCAGATGTCCTGCTGCACTTCACAGAG GCTGCCATGTATGAGATCAATGATGCCAAACGAACATGCAAGAAGAGCCCGCTGAAGGCAGACTTCCAACCTCTGAAGATTCCCCAAAATGCGTTTCGGATAAGCCAGACTGTGGTGGGCAGCTCTTCTGTTCCGGGACAAGGACTCCTGATGAACAACTGGTCTGGAAAGTTACCTGACAAAACAG GAGATTTTCTAACTACTGTGACTGAATTGGGGTGCATTCCTGTGAGTTTAACCTACAAAACAAAGGAGTTTGGATGGGTGTTAGCAGA tttttacgATAATGTCATTGGAATTACCAATCCCAATCTGCTGGAGCCCCCAGAGTTTTGTGCTGGTGCTGCGATCGACGTGGAGGAAGAGCCGAGAGACTATCTCAGCTTTTATGCCAATGAAAACCGAGTCCAATCACCTTCGATCGAACAGTCTCTCCTAAATCTTTGGAATGCTTTTAAAGATCATCACTAG
- the LOC101174464 gene encoding ependymin-2-like isoform X2 — protein sequence MKLAVVLACFVVFCLAEKPLPCTSPPLLTGRLSVTTNDEKVGIFGKYLYDAVGQRVRLFEMGNFKGQTFTADVLLHFTEAVMYEIDDAKRTCKKSPLKADFQPLKIPQDAFWLSQSVVGTSSVPGQGLLVNNWYGKLPDKSGDFLTTVTELGCIPVSLTYKTKEFGWVLADFYDNVIGITNPNLLEPPEFCAGAAIDVEEEPRDYLSFYANENRVQSPSIEQSLLNLWNAFKDHH from the exons ATGAAGCTGGCAGTGGTGTTGGCGTGCTTTGTGGTCTTCTGTCTGGCAGAGAAGCCCCTTCCCTGCA CTAGCCCTCCTCTTTTGACCGGGCGGCTCAGTGTG aCCACAAACGATGAGAAAGTCGGGATATTCGGCAAATACCTGTACGATGCTGTGGGCCAGCGAGTGCGGCTCTTTGAGATGGGCAATTTTAAGGGCCAGACGTTCACCGCAGATGTCCTGCTGCACTTCACAGAG GCTGTCATGTATGAGATCGATGATGCCAAACGAACATGTAAGAAGAGCCCACTAAAGGCAGACTTCCAACCTCTGAAAATTCCCCAAGATGCATTTTGGCTAAGCCAGTCTGTGGTGGGCACCTCTTCTGTTCCGGGACAAGGACTCCTGGTGAACAACTGGTATGGAAAGTTGCCTGACAAATCAG GAGATTTTCTAACTACTGTGACTGAATTGGGGTGCATTCCTGTGAGTTTAACCTACAAAACAAAGGAGTTTGGATGGGTGTTAGCAGA tttttacgATAATGTCATTGGAATTACCAATCCCAATCTGCTGGAGCCCCCAGAGTTTTGTGCTGGTGCTGCGATCGACGTGGAGGAAGAGCCGAGAGACTATCTCAGCTTTTATGCCAATGAAAACCGAGTCCAATCACCTTCGATCGAACAGTCTCTCCTAAATCTTTGGAATGCTTTTAAAGATCATCACTAG